The Psychromonas sp. MME1 genome window below encodes:
- the ppc gene encoding phosphoenolpyruvate carboxylase: MTEQYANLRSNVGLLGQLLGKSISDHLGDEFLEKIEYIRQLSKSSRAGNQEDGKELVTVLANLSDEELVPVARAFTHFLNLANIAEQFHGISRQCDSGVCAPDPMQTLIAKLKNANVSQETMQQAVSDLQMNMVLTAHPTEITRRTLISKHIAINECLSLLEITEISDKEREQLLNRLEQLITQAWHTNDIRKNRPTPVDEAKWGFAVIENSLWDAVPQYVRELESKLQNELGLSLPIDSSPIQFTSWMGGDRDGNPFVTAKVTQEVLLTSRWVAVSLYLQDIKQLTTELSMDKCDENLRTTVGDDTDEPYRYILRKLRADLKETLTSLSAQLQGLNTNAQDIVTRTEQIKEPLELCYHSLKNVGLHSIANGLILDILRRIACFGINLVKLDIRQDGERHGNTLAELTRYLGLGDYNAWSEADKQAFLLQELNSKRPLIPASWQPSAEVQEVLDTCKVIAQTDQQALGIYIISMARQASDVLSVQLLLKEVGCPFRIPVAPLFETLDDLNNAADVISRLFAVDWYRGYINGEQHVMIGYSDSAKDAGVMAANWAQYTAQEALVKISAENDIKLVLFHGRGGTIGRGGAPAHQALLSQPPGSLKGGLRVTEQGEMIRFKFGLPKVAIQSLNLYTSAILEANLLPPPAPKQEWRDIMERFSEESCQEYRHFIQDEPQFVPYFRSVTPEQELGKLALGSRPAKRKPNGGIESLRAIPWIFAWSQNRLMLPAWLGAGTPLKKFLDEGKKELIRDMYQHWPFFHTRLEMLEMVFMKADEELTQFYEERLVPEDLWPLGQRLRENLVLTRNTVLEAIPDHMLMQEQPWIKESISLRNPYVDPLNMLQAELLSRFRSHNEQNEVCPVVDQALMVTIAGIAAGLRNTG; encoded by the coding sequence ATGACAGAGCAATACGCAAATTTACGCAGTAATGTTGGTTTATTAGGACAATTACTCGGCAAAAGTATCAGTGACCATTTAGGTGATGAGTTTCTTGAAAAAATAGAATATATTCGTCAGCTATCTAAGTCTTCTCGCGCAGGCAATCAGGAAGATGGTAAGGAATTAGTCACAGTACTGGCAAATCTTTCCGATGAAGAGTTAGTGCCCGTTGCACGTGCTTTTACTCATTTTTTAAATCTAGCGAATATCGCCGAACAGTTCCATGGCATTTCTCGCCAGTGTGACAGTGGTGTCTGTGCGCCAGATCCTATGCAAACTCTTATTGCTAAATTAAAAAATGCTAATGTTTCTCAAGAAACAATGCAACAGGCAGTCTCCGATTTACAAATGAATATGGTGCTAACTGCTCACCCGACAGAAATAACACGTCGTACTTTAATTAGTAAACATATTGCCATTAACGAATGTTTAAGTTTATTAGAAATAACTGAAATATCAGATAAAGAACGAGAGCAATTACTAAATCGCCTAGAACAATTAATTACCCAAGCTTGGCATACCAACGATATTCGTAAGAATCGTCCGACCCCCGTTGATGAAGCAAAATGGGGTTTCGCTGTGATAGAGAACAGCTTATGGGATGCGGTTCCTCAATATGTTCGAGAGCTAGAAAGTAAACTCCAAAATGAGCTAGGTTTATCTCTACCAATAGATTCCTCTCCAATTCAGTTTACTTCTTGGATGGGGGGAGACAGAGATGGGAACCCATTTGTTACAGCAAAGGTAACACAGGAAGTGCTATTAACTAGCCGTTGGGTGGCAGTCAGCCTATACCTCCAAGATATAAAACAACTTACCACAGAACTATCTATGGATAAGTGCGATGAAAATTTACGCACAACCGTTGGCGATGATACCGATGAACCATATCGTTATATTTTACGTAAATTACGCGCAGACTTAAAAGAGACATTAACCTCTCTCAGTGCACAATTACAAGGGTTAAATACCAACGCACAAGATATCGTAACCCGAACAGAACAGATAAAAGAGCCGCTCGAGCTCTGTTATCACTCACTTAAAAATGTCGGATTGCATTCAATTGCCAATGGATTAATTTTAGATATCCTACGTCGCATAGCCTGCTTTGGTATTAATTTGGTTAAGCTCGATATACGCCAAGATGGCGAACGTCATGGTAATACATTAGCGGAATTAACTCGTTACTTAGGATTAGGTGATTATAACGCTTGGAGTGAAGCGGATAAACAAGCCTTTTTATTACAAGAGCTAAATAGTAAACGGCCATTAATACCTGCATCGTGGCAGCCATCTGCAGAGGTTCAAGAGGTCCTAGATACTTGCAAAGTTATTGCACAAACGGATCAACAAGCGCTTGGTATTTACATCATATCAATGGCACGACAAGCCTCAGACGTACTATCTGTCCAGCTATTATTAAAAGAAGTGGGCTGCCCATTCCGCATTCCCGTTGCGCCATTATTTGAAACACTTGATGATTTAAATAATGCTGCGGATGTTATTTCACGCCTTTTTGCCGTAGATTGGTACCGTGGTTATATCAATGGCGAGCAACACGTTATGATTGGCTACTCAGATTCAGCAAAAGATGCAGGAGTGATGGCGGCGAACTGGGCTCAATACACCGCACAGGAAGCATTAGTAAAAATCAGTGCAGAAAATGATATTAAGCTGGTTCTATTCCATGGTCGTGGCGGTACAATTGGACGCGGTGGAGCTCCAGCACACCAAGCGCTGTTATCACAACCACCAGGCTCCTTAAAGGGTGGGTTACGGGTAACCGAACAAGGAGAAATGATCCGCTTTAAATTCGGCTTACCAAAAGTAGCAATACAGAGCTTAAACCTTTATACATCCGCTATTTTAGAAGCTAATTTATTGCCACCACCGGCACCAAAACAAGAGTGGCGCGATATAATGGAGCGATTTTCTGAGGAATCATGTCAAGAGTATCGTCACTTTATTCAAGATGAGCCTCAATTTGTTCCCTATTTCCGTAGCGTCACCCCAGAACAAGAATTGGGTAAACTTGCGCTTGGCAGTCGTCCTGCAAAGCGTAAACCAAATGGTGGCATTGAAAGTTTACGTGCTATTCCTTGGATTTTTGCTTGGAGTCAAAACCGATTAATGTTGCCAGCATGGTTAGGCGCAGGCACGCCACTTAAGAAGTTTCTTGATGAAGGTAAAAAAGAACTGATCCGAGATATGTATCAACACTGGCCTTTCTTCCATACCCGTTTAGAGATGCTTGAAATGGTCTTTATGAAGGCAGATGAAGAGTTAACACAATTCTATGAAGAGCGCCTGGTACCAGAAGATCTATGGCCGTTAGGTCAACGCCTACGCGAAAACTTGGTATTAACACGTAACACTGTGTTAGAGGCTATTCCTGACCACATGTTAATGCAGGAACAACCTTGGATTAAAGAGTCAATATCACTCCGCAATCCTTATGTTGACCCACTCAATATGTTACAGGCCGAGTTACTTTCCCGTTTCCGCAGTCACAACGAACAAAATGAAGTATGTCCGGTTGTTGACCAAGCGTTAATGGTAACTATTGCAGGTATTGCGGCAGGTTTGCGCAATACAGGCTAA
- the tusA gene encoding sulfurtransferase TusA translates to MNEEQPKILDTLGLRCPEPVMLLRKTVRKMQQGDLLLVIADDPATTRDIPSFCRFMDHTLVKIETQDIPYRYLIRKGA, encoded by the coding sequence ATGAATGAAGAGCAGCCGAAAATACTAGATACGCTTGGACTACGTTGCCCAGAGCCTGTCATGTTACTTCGTAAAACGGTTCGGAAAATGCAGCAAGGCGATTTATTACTTGTCATTGCTGATGATCCAGCAACGACTAGAGATATTCCTAGTTTTTGCCGCTTTATGGATCACACATTAGTGAAAATAGAAACACAAGATATACCTTATCGATACCTCATTCGCAAGGGAGCTTGA
- the galU gene encoding UTP--glucose-1-phosphate uridylyltransferase GalU, whose product MIKKCLFPAAGYGTRFLPATKSMPKEMMPVVNKPLIEFGVDEALEAGMTGMCIVTGRGKHSLMDHFDLNYELEREISGTPKEEKLKDIRAIMDKASFSFIRQREMRGLGHAILIGKELVGDEPFAVVLADDLCVNEQEGVLKQMVGLYNQFRCTIIAVEEVPESEIHKYGVIKGEMIKDDIYRVDDMVEKPAPGTAPSNLAIIGRYILTPDIFDIIEDTPPGKNGEIQITDALLTQAKRGCVLAYKFKGKRFDCGSVPGFIEATNYVYENIYKD is encoded by the coding sequence ATGATAAAAAAATGTTTATTTCCAGCCGCTGGGTATGGAACTCGCTTTTTGCCCGCTACTAAATCTATGCCGAAAGAGATGATGCCGGTTGTCAATAAACCTTTGATCGAATTTGGTGTCGATGAAGCATTAGAAGCAGGTATGACAGGAATGTGCATTGTTACTGGGCGTGGTAAGCACTCATTAATGGACCATTTTGACCTGAATTATGAATTAGAGCGCGAAATTAGTGGTACGCCAAAGGAAGAGAAGTTAAAAGATATTCGCGCGATTATGGATAAAGCGAGCTTCTCTTTTATTCGTCAACGAGAAATGCGTGGTCTTGGTCATGCTATTTTGATCGGTAAAGAGCTTGTTGGCGATGAACCATTTGCTGTCGTATTGGCCGATGACCTTTGTGTGAATGAGCAAGAAGGGGTACTTAAACAGATGGTCGGTCTGTATAACCAATTTCGTTGTACGATTATTGCCGTTGAAGAAGTCCCTGAGAGTGAAATTCATAAATATGGTGTGATTAAAGGTGAAATGATCAAAGACGATATTTATCGTGTTGATGATATGGTTGAGAAACCAGCACCGGGTACTGCTCCGAGTAATCTTGCTATTATTGGGCGTTATATATTGACCCCAGACATCTTTGATATTATTGAAGATACACCTCCCGGGAAAAATGGTGAAATTCAAATTACCGATGCATTATTAACGCAAGCGAAAAGAGGCTGTGTGTTGGCATATAAATTTAAAGGAAAGCGTTTTGACTGTGGTAGTGTGCCGGGTTTTATTGAGGCAACCAATTATGTATATGAAAATATATATAAAGACTAA